A stretch of Paenibacillus mucilaginosus 3016 DNA encodes these proteins:
- the murA gene encoding UDP-N-acetylglucosamine 1-carboxyvinyltransferase — MNYFEVEAAGRLHGEVRIPGSKNSSLALLAAACLADGIVTLEGIPEIDDVKVIGRIARDIGLSMQWTAQGELVLDPRYIHSAVIDPGKASSFRASYYFAGALLAKFGRVTVGFPGGDDFTSRPIDQHLKAFQALGAKVYAGEESYTVEAASLRGADIYFDTITSGATINAMLAAARARGTTNLYHAAVDPEVVDTAAFLNALGAKVYGAGTDRIRIVGVPYLDGGRHAVIPDRLIAGAFLMAAGMTGGVVTVRDVIPEHLGSCIAKLGEAGLELESRESSITAYGTEGVRAVRVRAAMYPGFATDLQQPMTALLTQAKGKSLVTDHVFPNRFNHVPQLRRLGAEIEVRGETAFIRGGRPLTGGWVHATDVRAGTCLILAGLAAEGVTRITGTEHIQRGYADVLGSFRALGAKITLQTGGRQEAALSSDCS; from the coding sequence ATGAATTATTTTGAAGTGGAAGCGGCGGGTAGGCTGCATGGCGAAGTCCGCATACCGGGCTCGAAGAACAGCTCGCTCGCCCTCCTGGCGGCCGCGTGCCTGGCCGACGGGATCGTGACGCTCGAAGGCATCCCGGAGATCGACGATGTCAAAGTCATCGGCCGCATCGCCCGGGATATCGGGCTGTCCATGCAGTGGACGGCGCAGGGCGAGCTGGTGCTCGACCCGAGATACATACACAGCGCGGTGATCGATCCCGGCAAAGCGTCCAGCTTCCGGGCATCTTATTACTTTGCCGGCGCGCTGCTTGCGAAGTTCGGACGCGTCACGGTCGGGTTTCCCGGCGGGGATGATTTCACGTCGCGCCCGATCGACCAGCACCTCAAGGCTTTTCAGGCGCTGGGGGCCAAGGTGTATGCCGGTGAGGAGTCGTATACCGTTGAAGCCGCATCGCTGCGCGGGGCGGACATCTACTTCGACACGATCACTTCGGGGGCAACCATCAATGCGATGCTGGCGGCGGCACGGGCGCGCGGGACGACCAACCTGTACCACGCCGCCGTCGATCCCGAGGTGGTCGATACGGCCGCGTTCCTGAACGCGCTCGGTGCCAAAGTCTACGGTGCGGGAACGGACCGCATCCGCATCGTCGGGGTGCCGTACCTGGACGGCGGCCGGCACGCGGTGATCCCCGACCGTCTGATCGCCGGGGCCTTCCTGATGGCGGCCGGTATGACCGGCGGTGTGGTGACGGTGCGTGACGTCATCCCCGAGCATCTGGGCTCCTGCATCGCCAAACTCGGCGAAGCGGGGCTGGAGCTCGAGAGCCGGGAGAGCAGCATCACAGCTTATGGCACGGAGGGGGTCCGGGCGGTGCGGGTGCGTGCCGCGATGTATCCCGGCTTCGCCACGGACCTGCAGCAGCCGATGACGGCGCTGCTCACCCAGGCGAAGGGTAAGAGCCTGGTGACGGACCACGTGTTCCCGAACCGGTTCAATCACGTGCCCCAGCTGAGGCGGCTGGGCGCCGAGATCGAAGTGCGCGGGGAGACGGCGTTCATCCGCGGGGGCCGGCCGCTCACGGGCGGGTGGGTCCATGCGACCGACGTGCGGGCCGGCACCTGCCTGATCCTGGCGGGGCTTGCCGCCGAGGGCGTTACCCGGATCACCGGGACCGAGCACATCCAGCGAGGCTATGCGGACGTGCTCGGCAGCTTCCGTGCGCTTGGGGCGAAGATCACTCTGCAAACGGGCGGGCGGCAGGAGGCGGCACTCTCGTCGGATTGCTCCTGA
- the ndk gene encoding nucleoside-diphosphate kinase: protein MERTFLMVKPDGVRRQLVGRLVQRFEERGFQLTAAKLVVFGREQAERHYAEHREKPFFGELVDFITSGPCFAMIWEGDNVVQLTRNMIGKTDPLDAAPGTIRGDYAVHKGFNVIHGSDSVESAEREIANFFRPEEVVAYDCPLQVCI, encoded by the coding sequence ATGGAAAGAACATTCTTGATGGTAAAGCCCGACGGTGTGCGCAGACAGCTGGTTGGCCGGCTTGTTCAGCGTTTTGAGGAGAGAGGGTTCCAGCTCACTGCAGCGAAGCTCGTCGTCTTCGGGCGGGAACAGGCTGAGAGGCATTATGCCGAGCACCGGGAGAAGCCGTTCTTCGGCGAGCTGGTGGACTTCATCACCTCCGGTCCGTGCTTCGCCATGATCTGGGAAGGCGACAATGTGGTGCAGCTTACGCGCAACATGATTGGCAAGACCGATCCGCTGGACGCCGCTCCAGGGACGATCCGCGGCGATTATGCGGTACATAAAGGCTTCAATGTGATTCACGGCTCCGACTCCGTGGAGAGCGCCGAACGGGAGATTGCGAATTTCTTCCGGCCGGAAGAGGTTGTTGCATATGACTGCCCGCTGCAGGTGTGCATCTAG
- a CDS encoding aminopeptidase, whose protein sequence is MRDPRLKELAHNLVRYSVNLQPGENILIESIGLRDQELTKCIIEEVYAAGGHPFVEYRDPAVTRALMLGGSLELYRQMAEIEVERMKKMQAYLGIRSGDNITETSDVPEDKLKLYFKEYQRPVTDQRVNHTKWTIMRYPNASMAQLANTSTEAFEDFYFRVCNLDYSKMSAAMDSLVELMEKTDKVRLVGEGTDLSFSIKGIPAIKCAGEFNIPDGEVFTAPVKDSVNGVISYNAPTIYQGTVFEKVVLRFENGRIVEATANETKKLNDILDSDEGARYIGEFAIGVNPHIQHPMKDILFDEKIDGSIHFTPGNAYESADNGNRSSVHWDMVLIQRPEYGGGEIYFDDRLIRKDGRFVVPELEKLNPENLK, encoded by the coding sequence ATGAGAGACCCCCGTTTGAAAGAATTGGCGCACAATCTGGTGCGTTACTCGGTGAACCTGCAGCCGGGCGAGAACATTCTGATCGAATCGATCGGCCTGCGTGATCAGGAATTGACCAAGTGTATAATTGAAGAGGTCTACGCGGCCGGCGGTCATCCGTTTGTCGAGTACCGTGATCCGGCGGTTACCCGCGCCCTGATGCTCGGCGGCTCGCTGGAGCTGTACCGCCAGATGGCGGAGATCGAAGTGGAGCGGATGAAGAAGATGCAGGCGTATCTCGGCATCCGCAGCGGAGACAACATCACGGAGACTTCCGATGTGCCGGAAGACAAACTGAAGCTGTATTTCAAAGAGTACCAGCGCCCGGTCACAGACCAGCGCGTCAATCATACGAAATGGACGATCATGCGGTATCCGAACGCCTCGATGGCCCAGCTGGCGAACACGAGCACGGAAGCGTTCGAGGATTTCTACTTCCGCGTCTGCAACCTCGACTACAGCAAAATGTCCGCCGCCATGGATTCGCTCGTCGAACTCATGGAGAAGACTGACAAGGTGCGCCTCGTCGGCGAAGGCACCGATTTGAGCTTCTCGATCAAGGGCATCCCGGCGATCAAGTGCGCCGGCGAGTTCAATATTCCGGACGGCGAAGTGTTCACGGCGCCGGTCAAGGATTCGGTAAACGGGGTCATCTCGTACAACGCGCCGACAATCTATCAGGGCACTGTCTTCGAGAAGGTAGTCCTGCGCTTTGAGAACGGCCGCATCGTCGAAGCGACGGCCAACGAGACGAAGAAGCTGAACGACATCCTGGATTCGGATGAAGGGGCGCGCTACATCGGTGAGTTCGCGATCGGGGTGAACCCGCATATCCAGCATCCGATGAAGGATATCCTCTTCGACGAGAAGATCGACGGCAGCATCCACTTCACCCCGGGCAACGCTTATGAGAGTGCCGACAACGGCAACCGCTCTTCGGTGCACTGGGATATGGTCCTCATCCAGCGTCCGGAGTACGGCGGCGGGGAAATTTACTTCGACGACCGTCTGATCCGCAAGGACGGACGCTTCGTCGTGCCGGAGCTCGAGAAGCTTAATCCGGAGAACCTGAAGTAA
- a CDS encoding AraC family transcriptional regulator has protein sequence MTPTDTPRVPSVHLTDEPAFILNHTHRSASFNMESNHSHDSYEIYYMQSGSRYYFIKDRSYLVREGDLVLIEPSVLHRTTEAHSSEHERILINFKPEWLGSLLPAMEPDLLEAFGRVPVVRPEPKDRQRIELLLTTMLAEQSHPDEPGAGSALKLYLAELLLWLYRWRLKEQAAENGGRSEHPTSLHRKVSDIVQHINASFHEELSLQVLADRFHISPYYLCRIFKEATGFTLVEYIQRLRVHEARKLLAGTSMRITEVAGEVGFDSSTHFGRVFKAICGLSPLQYRKSIEGGGK, from the coding sequence ATGACGCCCACCGATACGCCCAGGGTCCCGTCCGTGCATCTCACGGATGAACCCGCTTTCATTCTGAACCATACCCACCGCTCCGCCTCGTTCAATATGGAATCGAACCATTCGCATGATTCCTACGAGATCTACTATATGCAGTCGGGCAGCCGCTACTATTTTATCAAGGACCGCTCATATCTCGTCCGCGAAGGGGATCTTGTGCTCATCGAGCCCTCCGTGCTGCACCGCACCACCGAAGCTCACAGCTCCGAGCACGAGCGCATCCTGATCAACTTTAAGCCCGAGTGGCTCGGTTCGCTGCTGCCGGCGATGGAGCCGGACCTTCTGGAGGCGTTCGGCCGTGTGCCGGTCGTCCGGCCGGAGCCCAAGGACCGCCAGCGCATCGAGCTCCTGCTGACCACGATGCTTGCCGAGCAGAGCCATCCGGACGAGCCGGGGGCCGGCAGCGCGCTGAAGCTGTATTTGGCGGAGCTGCTCCTGTGGCTGTACCGCTGGCGGTTGAAGGAGCAGGCTGCGGAGAACGGCGGACGCTCCGAGCACCCGACGTCGCTGCACCGCAAGGTGTCGGACATCGTGCAGCATATCAACGCCTCGTTCCATGAGGAGCTGTCGCTGCAGGTGCTGGCCGACCGGTTCCACATCTCGCCGTACTACCTCTGCCGCATCTTCAAGGAAGCGACGGGCTTCACCCTCGTCGAGTACATCCAGCGGCTGCGGGTCCACGAAGCGCGCAAGCTGCTGGCCGGCACCTCCATGCGGATCACCGAAGTGGCCGGCGAGGTCGGCTTCGATTCGTCGACGCACTTCGGGCGCGTGTTCAAGGCGATCTGCGGCCTCTCGCCGCTGCAGTACCGCAAGTCCATCGAAGGGGGCGGGAAGTAA
- a CDS encoding Gfo/Idh/MocA family protein: MTDQRKTYALVGTGGRAAFFYKAIVSDFKETSQLIAFCDVNQTRMNYANKQITDLGAEPVPTYKAHEFDRMIEETKPDVVIVTSVDRTHHTYIIRAMELGCDVMTEKPMTVDEDKCQEILDAVKRTGRQLRVTFNYRYSPHNTKIRELIEDGVIGDVHSVHFEWLLNTKHGADYFRRWHRDKRNSGGLLVHKSTHHFDLVNFWLNTQPQTVFALGDLMFYGKENAEKRGVTEFYQRATGSKNAENDHFALHLDKNESLKGMYLDAEHEDGYQRDQSVFGEGISIEDTMGVMVQYKNRAILTYNLYAYAPWEGFRVAFNGTKGRIEMEVVESSYVNSGGDQALEGAVVGKKIIVHPIFEAPYEVQVKEGKGGHGGGDPVLLNDLFGTPEPDRFNRAASHVDGAMSILTGIAGNRSLRTGQPVRVSELVRF, encoded by the coding sequence ATGACAGATCAGCGCAAGACGTATGCCCTGGTCGGGACCGGCGGCCGCGCGGCATTTTTCTATAAGGCAATTGTATCCGATTTCAAAGAAACCTCCCAGCTCATTGCCTTCTGCGACGTGAACCAGACCCGCATGAATTATGCGAACAAACAGATCACGGATCTTGGAGCAGAACCTGTACCTACATACAAAGCCCACGAGTTCGACCGGATGATCGAGGAGACGAAGCCCGATGTGGTCATCGTCACTTCCGTCGACCGCACACACCATACCTACATTATACGCGCAATGGAGCTCGGCTGCGATGTTATGACCGAGAAGCCGATGACTGTCGACGAGGACAAGTGCCAGGAGATTCTCGACGCGGTGAAGCGGACAGGCCGCCAGCTGCGTGTGACGTTCAACTACCGGTATTCCCCGCACAACACGAAGATCCGCGAGCTGATCGAAGACGGCGTGATCGGCGACGTGCATTCGGTTCACTTCGAGTGGCTGCTGAACACGAAGCACGGCGCGGACTATTTCCGCAGATGGCACCGCGACAAGCGCAACAGCGGCGGCCTCCTCGTGCACAAGTCGACGCACCACTTTGACCTGGTGAACTTCTGGCTGAACACCCAGCCGCAGACCGTGTTCGCCCTCGGTGATCTCATGTTCTACGGCAAGGAGAACGCGGAGAAGCGCGGCGTTACGGAGTTCTACCAGCGTGCGACCGGCAGCAAGAACGCGGAGAACGACCACTTCGCGCTCCATCTCGACAAGAACGAGTCGCTGAAGGGCATGTATCTCGATGCGGAGCACGAGGACGGCTACCAGCGTGACCAGAGCGTATTCGGCGAAGGCATCTCCATTGAGGACACGATGGGCGTGATGGTGCAGTACAAGAACCGCGCGATCCTGACGTACAACCTGTATGCCTATGCTCCGTGGGAAGGTTTCCGAGTGGCGTTTAACGGTACGAAGGGCCGCATTGAGATGGAGGTCGTCGAGTCCTCCTATGTGAACTCGGGCGGCGATCAGGCACTGGAAGGCGCGGTCGTCGGCAAAAAGATTATCGTCCACCCGATCTTCGAAGCGCCGTACGAGGTGCAGGTGAAGGAAGGCAAGGGCGGCCATGGCGGCGGCGACCCGGTGCTCCTGAACGATTTGTTCGGTACGCCGGAGCCGGACCGCTTCAATCGCGCAGCTTCTCACGTGGACGGCGCGATGTCGATCCTGACAGGGATCGCAGGCAACCGATCGCTGCGCACAGGCCAGCCGGTCCGCGTATCCGAATTGGTCCGTTTCTAA
- a CDS encoding AbrB family transcriptional regulator has translation MMTRLLMTLAVTAPGGLLFAWLHMPLSWMLGPLTAAVLWQSLIAGADRPLVWPVACRNGGLLLLGYAMGLAFTADSARQIAAQLPAMAAATLLTVGFSMLAGYWLARRAGISAQSGIIGSVPGGLSQMVLVSEETPGADGTVVAFMQTVRLLTVIFAVPFLAVHGLAGPAAPVSAVPLPAPDAAAAHPLGLAAAVVLIPLAALGAVRLKLPTPWFLGPMLASAGLTIAGLAPPHLPAPLLLAAQWSLGIYLGLGIKLSGLAGWRRLLPYSLLTGAGLVLFSLGLSWVYSLLLPMTTATAFLSTSPGGMTEMGVVASVIGADVSLVVAFQMFRILFILFAVPYLLRWGFRRAAARREEGAPAKPERPGA, from the coding sequence ATGATGACACGTTTGCTTATGACGCTTGCCGTCACCGCGCCCGGAGGGCTGCTCTTCGCCTGGCTGCACATGCCGCTGAGCTGGATGCTCGGTCCGCTGACGGCGGCGGTGCTGTGGCAATCGCTGATCGCCGGAGCGGACCGGCCGCTGGTCTGGCCGGTCGCCTGCCGCAACGGCGGCCTGCTTCTGCTGGGCTACGCGATGGGCCTCGCCTTCACGGCGGACAGCGCCCGCCAGATCGCGGCCCAGCTGCCGGCCATGGCGGCGGCCACGCTGCTCACCGTCGGCTTCAGCATGCTCGCCGGGTACTGGCTCGCCCGCCGGGCCGGCATCTCCGCGCAGAGCGGAATCATCGGCAGCGTGCCGGGCGGCCTGAGCCAGATGGTCCTCGTCAGCGAGGAGACGCCTGGGGCCGACGGCACCGTGGTCGCCTTCATGCAGACGGTCCGGCTGCTCACCGTCATCTTCGCGGTGCCGTTCCTCGCCGTGCACGGCCTGGCCGGCCCTGCGGCTCCCGTATCCGCCGTGCCGCTTCCCGCCCCTGACGCGGCCGCAGCACATCCGCTCGGCCTGGCGGCCGCCGTCGTGCTCATCCCGCTCGCGGCCCTCGGCGCGGTGCGGCTCAAGCTGCCGACGCCGTGGTTCCTCGGCCCGATGCTGGCCTCCGCCGGGCTGACGATCGCAGGCCTGGCGCCGCCGCACCTGCCGGCCCCGCTGCTGCTCGCAGCGCAGTGGAGCCTCGGCATCTACCTCGGCCTCGGCATCAAGCTCAGCGGCCTGGCCGGGTGGCGCCGCCTGCTGCCTTACTCGCTGCTCACCGGCGCGGGGCTCGTGCTCTTCTCGCTAGGGCTCTCCTGGGTCTACAGCCTGCTCCTGCCGATGACCACGGCCACCGCCTTCCTCAGCACCTCACCCGGCGGCATGACGGAGATGGGGGTCGTCGCCTCTGTGATCGGGGCCGACGTGTCGCTCGTCGTCGCCTTCCAGATGTTCCGCATCCTGTTCATTCTCTTCGCGGTGCCTTATCTGCTCCGCTGGGGCTTCCGCCGGGCCGCCGCCCGCAGAGAGGAAGGGGCGCCGGCGAAGCCGGAGCGTCCTGGGGCGTGA
- a CDS encoding LysR substrate-binding domain-containing protein produces MQLKKGLIRIGLPPVIGSVFFPRILAGFRAKHPHIDFDLVEEGANKVESLLLEGALDMGVVVSPVDPESFDTLPFLYQQLALVIHESHPLAAQPSVRLEELRGEPFVLFPRGFAVRRHVMRACRDLGFEPSIVYESSQWDLLAEMVAARVGVSIIPQAICSKITNPDVRTLALTDPVIPWNLEVIWPKSKYVSYAMREFQAYIREVSGPQP; encoded by the coding sequence GTGCAGCTGAAAAAGGGCCTGATTCGCATCGGCCTGCCGCCCGTGATCGGCTCCGTGTTCTTCCCCCGGATTCTGGCCGGGTTCCGCGCCAAGCATCCGCATATTGATTTTGATCTGGTGGAAGAAGGGGCGAACAAGGTGGAGAGCCTGCTGCTCGAAGGGGCGCTTGACATGGGCGTCGTCGTCTCCCCTGTGGATCCGGAGAGCTTCGATACGCTGCCTTTTCTCTACCAGCAGCTTGCGCTGGTGATTCACGAGAGCCATCCACTCGCCGCACAGCCTTCCGTCCGGCTGGAGGAGCTCCGGGGCGAGCCGTTCGTGCTCTTCCCCCGCGGGTTCGCCGTCCGGCGGCATGTGATGCGGGCATGCCGGGACCTCGGCTTCGAGCCGTCGATCGTCTATGAGAGCTCGCAGTGGGATCTCCTGGCCGAGATGGTCGCCGCCCGCGTAGGGGTCTCGATCATTCCCCAGGCGATCTGCAGCAAGATAACGAACCCGGACGTCCGCACGCTGGCCCTCACCGATCCGGTCATTCCGTGGAACCTCGAAGTGATCTGGCCCAAAAGCAAATACGTCTCCTATGCGATGCGGGAGTTTCAGGCGTACATCCGGGAGGTCTCCGGTCCGCAGCCGTGA
- a CDS encoding helix-turn-helix domain-containing protein, with protein sequence MNRGCPHVDIRQLAYLLEIAKHQNITKAAEALHMTQPTLSKIVKAVEEELGVTLFDRSGKSVRRHRCGRSRRRSDSLCPAGVRGASHGARRRRAAEKGPDSHRPAARDRLRVLPPDSGRVPRQASAY encoded by the coding sequence ATGAATCGGGGTTGCCCACACGTGGATATACGACAGCTTGCCTACCTGCTGGAGATTGCCAAACACCAGAACATCACCAAAGCGGCGGAAGCGCTTCACATGACCCAGCCCACCTTGAGCAAGATCGTCAAGGCGGTCGAGGAAGAGCTCGGGGTCACCCTCTTCGACCGTTCCGGCAAAAGCGTGAGGCGTCACCGATGCGGGAGAAGCCGCCGTCGCTCAGATTCACTCTGTCCTGCAGGCGTTCGAGGGGCTTCACACGGCGCTCGGAGACGTCGTGCAGCTGAAAAAGGGCCTGATTCGCATCGGCCTGCCGCCCGTGATCGGCTCCGTGTTCTTCCCCCGGATTCTGGCCGGGTTCCGCGCCAAGCATCCGCATATTGA
- a CDS encoding GntP family permease, whose translation MILQVLAIVLALGLLMFFAYRGYPVIVFAPVFTLLAVVISGNALLPSYTETYMSNAANYVKSFFPIFLLGAIFGKVMELSGAASSIAQAIVRALGSQRAILSVVAACAVLTYGGVSLFVVAFAVYPFAVAIFREADIPKRLIPGTIALGAFTFTMDALPGTPQIQNIIPTTYFGTDAYAAPVLGTIGGLMVLAGGLFWLERRRKEAAQAGEGYGTGHKNEPEVLENQTYPNIWIAVLPLVLVLLFNYLLSRGALTVNNWYSAELLKSFNIANVKTVSSSWALIIALCIGIAAALCINVRAVQGKLAAGLTAAAMGSLLAIFNTASEVGFGNVVKTLPGFKLIQNWILGISDNPLISEAVSVNILAGVTGSASGGLSIALEVMGKTYLTAAQAAGISPELLHRIASMASGGMDTLPHNGAVITLLAITGLTHRQAYKDIFAITVVKTVTVFVLAIVLSMF comes from the coding sequence ATGATCCTACAGGTCTTGGCGATCGTGTTAGCCTTGGGACTGCTTATGTTTTTTGCCTACCGGGGGTATCCGGTCATCGTCTTCGCTCCGGTGTTCACGCTGCTTGCCGTTGTAATTTCGGGGAACGCCCTGCTGCCGAGCTACACGGAGACGTACATGAGCAATGCGGCGAATTATGTCAAAAGCTTCTTCCCCATCTTCCTCCTCGGCGCGATCTTCGGCAAAGTGATGGAGCTCAGCGGGGCGGCGTCCTCCATCGCGCAGGCGATCGTGAGAGCGCTCGGTTCGCAGCGGGCGATCTTATCGGTGGTCGCCGCCTGTGCGGTGCTGACCTACGGCGGGGTATCGCTGTTCGTGGTGGCCTTCGCGGTGTATCCGTTCGCCGTCGCCATCTTCCGTGAAGCGGACATTCCGAAGCGCCTGATCCCCGGCACGATTGCGCTCGGCGCTTTCACGTTCACCATGGATGCGCTTCCAGGGACGCCGCAGATTCAGAACATCATTCCGACGACATATTTCGGAACCGACGCGTATGCGGCTCCGGTGCTCGGGACGATCGGCGGGCTCATGGTGCTCGCCGGGGGATTGTTCTGGCTGGAGAGACGCCGCAAGGAGGCGGCGCAGGCCGGAGAAGGCTACGGGACCGGCCACAAGAACGAGCCGGAGGTGCTCGAGAACCAGACGTACCCGAATATCTGGATCGCCGTGCTGCCGCTGGTGCTCGTGCTGCTCTTCAACTATCTGCTCAGCCGGGGCGCACTTACGGTGAACAACTGGTACAGCGCGGAGCTCCTCAAGAGCTTCAACATCGCGAATGTCAAAACGGTCTCCTCCTCCTGGGCGCTCATCATCGCCCTGTGTATCGGGATTGCGGCAGCCTTGTGCATTAACGTCCGTGCGGTGCAGGGCAAGCTGGCGGCGGGATTGACCGCTGCGGCGATGGGCTCGCTGCTCGCCATTTTCAATACGGCTTCCGAGGTGGGCTTCGGCAATGTGGTGAAAACGCTCCCAGGATTCAAGCTCATCCAGAATTGGATTCTCGGCATCAGCGACAACCCGCTGATCTCCGAGGCGGTGTCCGTCAACATTCTTGCCGGGGTAACAGGGTCGGCTTCGGGCGGTCTGTCGATCGCGCTGGAAGTCATGGGCAAGACGTACCTGACGGCGGCCCAGGCGGCCGGCATCTCGCCGGAGCTGCTCCACCGGATCGCCTCGATGGCGTCGGGCGGGATGGACACCCTGCCGCATAACGGCGCAGTCATCACGCTGCTGGCCATCACCGGACTGACGCACCGGCAGGCGTATAAGGATATTTTTGCGATCACGGTGGTGAAGACGGTTACCGTGTTCGTGCTGGCGATCGTGCTGTCGATGTTCTGA
- a CDS encoding 3-hydroxybutyrate dehydrogenase, which yields MSQLLRDRTALITGAASGIGLEIARTFAKEGARVVVTDIRTEGALQAASLLQEEGFEALGLRCDVTQEGEYAAALQAADETYGSLDILVNNAGLQHVAPLEDFPVDKFEFMIKVMLTGAFIGIKHAFPLMKRGGYGRVINMASINGVIGFAGKAAYNSAKHGLIGLTKVAALEGASHGITVNALCPGYVDTPLVRGQLEDLARTRGVPLESVLEEVIYPLVPQRRLLTVEEIADYAVLIASDKLRGVTGASLLIDGGYTAQ from the coding sequence ATGTCACAGCTGCTTAGAGACCGCACCGCCCTCATCACGGGGGCGGCCAGCGGCATCGGATTGGAGATCGCAAGGACATTCGCAAAGGAAGGGGCCCGGGTGGTCGTCACTGACATCCGGACCGAGGGGGCGCTGCAGGCGGCTTCCCTGCTGCAGGAGGAAGGCTTCGAAGCGCTCGGCCTGCGGTGCGACGTGACGCAGGAAGGGGAGTATGCGGCGGCGCTTCAGGCAGCGGACGAGACGTACGGCTCGCTCGATATTCTCGTCAATAATGCGGGACTGCAGCATGTGGCGCCGCTTGAGGACTTTCCTGTGGACAAATTCGAGTTCATGATCAAGGTGATGCTTACGGGAGCTTTTATCGGAATCAAGCATGCGTTTCCGCTGATGAAGCGGGGCGGGTACGGGCGCGTCATCAACATGGCGTCGATCAACGGGGTAATCGGGTTCGCCGGCAAGGCGGCTTACAACAGTGCGAAGCACGGATTGATCGGCCTGACGAAGGTGGCGGCGCTCGAAGGGGCGTCCCACGGGATCACCGTGAATGCGCTCTGTCCGGGCTACGTCGATACGCCGCTGGTCCGCGGGCAGCTCGAGGATCTGGCGCGTACGCGGGGCGTACCGCTCGAGAGCGTGCTCGAGGAAGTGATCTATCCGCTCGTGCCGCAGCGCAGGCTGCTGACGGTGGAGGAGATTGCGGACTACGCCGTGCTGATCGCCAGCGACAAGCTGCGGGGCGTAACGGGGGCGTCGCTGCTGATCGATGGAGGCTATACTGCACAGTAG
- a CDS encoding CoA transferase subunit A, which yields MDKRVASMEEAVRDIADGSLLVVGGFGLCGIPEGLIRALQAQGTKGLTVVSNNCGVDDAGLGLLLAGRQIRRMVSSYVGENKTFERQVLSGELELELVPQGTLAERIRAGGAGIPGFYTPTGVGTVVAEGKEHKSFDGRTFVLERGIVGDFALVKAWKADTLGNLVYRRTSRNFNPLAAAAGRITIAEAEIIVEAGELDPDEIHTPGIYVQRVVQGTAEGKRIERRTVRSKEGTA from the coding sequence ATGGACAAAAGAGTGGCTTCGATGGAAGAGGCGGTGCGGGATATTGCCGACGGCTCGCTGCTGGTCGTGGGGGGCTTCGGGCTCTGCGGCATTCCCGAAGGGCTGATCCGCGCCCTGCAGGCACAGGGCACGAAGGGGCTGACCGTGGTCAGCAACAACTGCGGTGTGGATGACGCCGGACTCGGCCTGCTGCTGGCGGGGCGTCAGATCCGCAGGATGGTGTCCTCCTACGTCGGGGAGAACAAGACGTTCGAGCGGCAGGTGCTCAGCGGCGAGCTGGAGCTGGAGCTCGTCCCCCAGGGGACGCTGGCCGAGCGCATCCGCGCTGGCGGAGCCGGCATCCCGGGATTCTATACCCCGACGGGTGTGGGCACGGTTGTGGCCGAAGGCAAGGAGCACAAATCGTTTGACGGCCGGACTTTTGTGCTGGAGCGCGGCATCGTGGGTGACTTCGCACTGGTCAAGGCGTGGAAGGCGGACACGCTCGGCAATCTCGTGTACCGCCGGACCTCGCGCAACTTCAACCCGCTGGCCGCGGCCGCCGGCCGGATTACGATCGCCGAGGCGGAGATCATCGTGGAGGCGGGGGAGCTGGACCCGGATGAGATTCATACGCCGGGGATCTACGTGCAGCGGGTCGTGCAGGGCACAGCGGAAGGCAAGCGCATCGAGCGGCGTACGGTACGCTCGAAGGAGGGTACGGCATGA